The proteins below come from a single Salinilacihabitans rarus genomic window:
- a CDS encoding DUF483 domain-containing protein yields MTVEPRYPIEYDGEIDLEPFAKHNWKSAAARDRWREPLNACRDAYPLVEIRAVADSDADRSAAVVDRARLRDPDYVNEIADAGLATTVSHDTAFVGRTEESADLAAEAYADGDDALLGDLLGYPDCCVDAYRDDVDEDYVPPIYEIACRSDCAVEDPDRETLRLDDPDPLLNVLWGHLGWQFVSHVPCAFDCEASREIAAVHGRLYRELGLGEEAEALWEFLATPATWSGLKGISTVRNGYLIGSTNAPAYWSEKTVTWAEEHARTLL; encoded by the coding sequence ATGACTGTCGAGCCACGGTACCCGATCGAGTACGACGGCGAGATCGACCTCGAGCCGTTCGCGAAGCACAACTGGAAGAGCGCCGCCGCCCGCGACAGGTGGCGGGAGCCGCTGAACGCGTGTCGCGACGCGTACCCGCTCGTCGAGATCCGCGCCGTCGCCGACTCCGACGCCGATCGGTCGGCCGCCGTCGTCGATCGGGCGCGCCTGCGCGACCCCGACTACGTCAACGAGATCGCCGACGCGGGGCTCGCGACCACGGTCTCCCACGATACGGCGTTCGTCGGCCGGACCGAGGAGAGCGCCGATCTCGCGGCCGAAGCGTACGCCGACGGCGACGACGCCCTGCTCGGCGACCTCCTCGGCTACCCCGACTGCTGCGTCGACGCGTACCGCGACGACGTCGACGAGGATTACGTCCCGCCGATCTACGAGATCGCGTGCCGATCGGACTGTGCCGTCGAGGATCCCGACCGCGAGACGCTCCGCCTCGACGATCCCGACCCCTTGCTCAACGTTCTCTGGGGGCACCTCGGCTGGCAGTTCGTCTCGCACGTCCCGTGTGCGTTCGACTGCGAAGCGAGCCGCGAGATCGCCGCCGTTCACGGTCGACTCTACCGCGAACTCGGTCTGGGTGAGGAGGCCGAGGCCCTCTGGGAGTTCCTCGCGACCCCGGCGACGTGGAGCGGGTTGAAGGGCATCTCGACCGTCCGTAACGGCTACCTGATCGGCTCGACGAACGCGCCGGCGTACTGGAGCGAGAAGACCGTCACGTGGGCGGAAGAGCACGCACGTACGCTGCTGTGA
- a CDS encoding radical SAM protein, with protein sequence MTNHISPVIGCNLGCTYCYEEPGREMTEKKVREEYDLDEVLAKIDDWAERFPHRPPGLHGGEPLLMPKPHLREIYGRIREHWGEGSGSTHIQTNGTLLDEEHVEIFREFDVRVGISCDGPAELNDERKARQGGEDVTRRMTEETHEAIDLLIDEGISLGIIVVLHEINAGTDEKLATLLDWIDYLNRNGVVGHYNPAIPYEDVQQDISLSPERLGDVYIRTWEWMMEPGQDHREWNPMRRFQDNLLGFGLGNCVQDKCDVFNTKAARVINGEGEATGCGKGWNEGDGVPFLQGESSDQEWGDGEERYEMLKQVPGCCPHDDGEEHDDDVDLGGMKGCRYWNVTTAGCPGAGLDDDYRNRSIWHEPTHRLYERIEHDMRRLFPGIKLVTDFPWDAPIADHIRENGSLDLQPFSNVRDDGTGPTGVRDGSSDHDPWNALDEEVPFERIVERFEDQYGEEYVTADWETKSVHGDTS encoded by the coding sequence GTGACGAACCACATCTCGCCGGTCATCGGTTGTAACCTCGGCTGTACGTACTGCTACGAGGAGCCGGGGCGGGAGATGACCGAGAAGAAGGTCCGCGAGGAGTACGACCTCGACGAGGTCCTGGCGAAGATCGACGACTGGGCCGAACGGTTCCCCCATCGACCGCCCGGCCTCCACGGCGGCGAGCCGTTGCTGATGCCGAAACCCCACCTCCGTGAGATCTACGGACGGATCCGCGAGCACTGGGGAGAGGGGTCCGGGTCGACGCACATCCAGACGAACGGGACGCTCCTCGACGAGGAGCACGTCGAGATCTTCAGGGAGTTCGACGTTCGCGTCGGAATCTCGTGTGACGGTCCCGCCGAACTCAACGACGAGCGCAAGGCGCGGCAGGGCGGCGAGGACGTCACCCGGCGGATGACCGAGGAGACGCACGAGGCGATCGACCTCCTGATCGACGAGGGGATCAGCCTCGGGATCATCGTCGTCCTCCACGAGATCAACGCGGGCACCGACGAGAAGTTAGCGACGCTTCTCGACTGGATAGACTACCTCAATCGCAACGGCGTGGTCGGTCACTACAATCCGGCGATCCCGTACGAGGACGTCCAGCAGGACATCTCACTGTCGCCGGAACGACTCGGCGACGTCTACATTCGAACGTGGGAGTGGATGATGGAACCCGGTCAGGACCACCGGGAGTGGAACCCGATGCGCCGGTTCCAGGACAACCTCCTCGGGTTCGGACTGGGCAACTGCGTCCAGGACAAGTGTGACGTGTTCAACACGAAGGCCGCCCGCGTGATCAACGGCGAGGGCGAGGCCACCGGGTGCGGGAAAGGCTGGAACGAAGGCGACGGCGTCCCCTTCCTGCAAGGCGAGAGCAGCGACCAGGAGTGGGGCGACGGCGAGGAGCGCTACGAGATGCTCAAGCAGGTTCCCGGCTGCTGTCCGCACGACGACGGCGAGGAGCACGACGACGACGTCGACCTCGGCGGGATGAAGGGGTGTCGGTACTGGAACGTCACCACCGCCGGCTGTCCGGGTGCGGGGCTCGACGACGACTACCGGAACCGTTCGATCTGGCACGAGCCGACCCACCGGCTCTACGAGCGCATCGAGCACGACATGCGCCGGCTGTTCCCCGGCATCAAACTCGTCACGGACTTCCCGTGGGACGCGCCGATCGCCGACCACATCCGCGAGAACGGATCGCTGGACCTCCAGCCGTTCTCGAACGTCCGCGACGACGGGACGGGTCCGACGGGCGTCCGCGACGGCTCGTCCGACCACGACCCCTGGAACGCACTCGACGAGGAGGTCCCGTTCGAGCGGATCGTCGAGCGCTTCGAGGACCAGTACGGCGAGGAGTACGTCACGGCCGACTGGGAGACCAAGAGCGTTCACGGAGACACGTCATGA
- a CDS encoding MSCRAMM family adhesin SdrC: MARPGSLWVDGNELHFVDSDGVQWYYEGEGVESVADGAPGSVWIDGDWLYYVSESQEKRRLPRDVSDSVSNVKTGSVWIENSHVRYVDPTGEDVRAGIEEHDDTEHSNSGHDDHYDNSGHDDHYDSGHDDHYDNSGHDDHSDSGHDDHTDTHNDSGFGDLSGHTNSGHDDHSDSGHDDHSDSGHDDHYDTGHDNHYDSGHDNHSDAGTDHDDHTNSPMEA, from the coding sequence ATGGCACGACCGGGGTCTCTCTGGGTAGACGGGAACGAACTCCACTTCGTCGACAGCGACGGCGTGCAGTGGTACTACGAGGGCGAGGGCGTCGAGAGCGTCGCCGACGGAGCCCCGGGCTCGGTGTGGATCGACGGCGACTGGCTGTACTACGTCTCCGAGTCACAGGAGAAGCGGCGACTCCCGCGTGACGTGTCCGACAGCGTCTCGAACGTGAAAACCGGCAGCGTCTGGATCGAGAATTCGCACGTCAGGTACGTCGATCCGACGGGAGAGGACGTTCGGGCCGGCATCGAAGAGCACGACGACACCGAGCACTCGAATTCGGGCCACGACGACCACTACGACAACAGCGGTCACGACGACCACTACGACAGCGGCCACGACGACCACTACGACAATTCAGGCCACGACGACCACTCCGACTCGGGCCACGACGATCACACCGACACCCACAACGACAGCGGGTTCGGGGATCTCTCGGGCCACACGAACTCGGGTCACGACGACCACTCCGACTCGGGCCACGACGACCACTCCGACTCGGGCCACGACGACCACTACGATACCGGCCACGACAACCACTACGACAGCGGTCACGACAACCACTCGGACGCCGGAACGGACCATGACGATCACACGAACTCTCCGATGGAGGCGTAG
- a CDS encoding phage tail tube protein, with the protein MSDIRYALANRGGLVYGIESNHYQKSASIDTSPGITYADIDPPNPNEHTAMAHGGTGRSVFVNSPDEKDYEFDVPVIVHDENAPFELALGSRTVTDQTDYTEVLFEEQNRLPTATFSYFHEDLDFVASYIGSKASLDVEWDEEDPLEATFSVTSAALEASFGADAPTASDPSQGVSPYRAHMAGDVTLSSPDDGGVVAELATVTGGSLSWDNGLEPQHHGGEAGREAYAVAETTAADGRYDWTLTMNVTDTALFQRAYENAEPVDVEIPFVRGSSGDTWTDAVILRGKRCVITDAPIGAPSEGVIESDVQLLPESTEIEVRVPN; encoded by the coding sequence ATGAGCGACATTCGTTACGCCCTCGCTAACCGCGGCGGGCTGGTCTACGGTATCGAATCCAACCACTACCAGAAGAGCGCGAGCATCGACACCTCGCCCGGGATCACGTACGCGGACATCGACCCGCCGAACCCGAACGAGCACACGGCGATGGCCCACGGCGGAACCGGCCGCTCGGTCTTCGTCAACAGCCCCGACGAGAAAGACTACGAGTTCGACGTGCCCGTGATCGTCCACGACGAGAACGCGCCGTTCGAACTCGCGCTTGGGTCGCGCACCGTAACCGACCAGACCGACTACACCGAGGTGCTGTTCGAGGAGCAGAACCGACTGCCGACGGCGACGTTCTCGTACTTCCACGAGGACCTCGACTTCGTCGCCTCCTACATCGGGAGCAAGGCGTCGCTCGACGTCGAGTGGGACGAGGAAGACCCCCTCGAAGCGACGTTCAGCGTCACGTCGGCCGCCCTCGAAGCGTCGTTCGGCGCCGACGCGCCCACGGCCTCCGACCCCTCGCAGGGCGTCTCGCCGTACCGCGCCCACATGGCCGGCGACGTGACGCTCTCGTCGCCGGACGACGGCGGCGTCGTCGCGGAACTCGCGACAGTCACCGGCGGTTCGCTCTCGTGGGACAACGGCCTCGAACCCCAGCACCACGGCGGCGAGGCCGGCCGGGAGGCGTACGCCGTCGCGGAGACGACCGCCGCGGACGGCCGCTACGACTGGACGCTGACGATGAACGTCACCGACACCGCCCTGTTCCAGCGCGCCTACGAGAACGCCGAACCGGTCGACGTCGAGATCCCGTTCGTCCGCGGATCGAGCGGGGACACGTGGACCGACGCCGTGATCCTCCGGGGCAAGCGCTGCGTGATCACCGACGCGCCGATCGGCGCGCCCAGCGAGGGCGTGATCGAGAGCGACGTCCAGTTGCTGCCCGAGTCGACCGAGATCGAGGTGCGGGTGCCGAACTGA
- a CDS encoding DUF7344 domain-containing protein: METLTTSQEGRELTADTILELLANRRRRYLLYALRGRDGPIELSRLAETVAGWEHDVPPEDVAKNEYKSVYVSSVQCHVPKLADAGVVDHDADNHSVVLSENFDQLEPYLRLVVKDEPENSTLRAALQAESEDSLIRQIRARLKQ; encoded by the coding sequence ATGGAGACGCTTACCACGAGTCAGGAGGGGCGGGAACTGACCGCTGACACGATCCTCGAGTTGCTGGCGAACCGCCGCCGGCGCTACCTGCTCTACGCGCTTCGCGGCCGCGACGGGCCGATCGAACTCTCGCGGCTCGCCGAAACCGTCGCGGGGTGGGAACACGACGTCCCGCCGGAGGACGTGGCCAAGAACGAGTACAAGAGCGTGTACGTCTCGTCGGTCCAGTGTCACGTCCCGAAACTCGCGGACGCGGGCGTCGTCGACCACGACGCGGACAACCACTCCGTCGTCCTCTCGGAGAACTTCGACCAGCTAGAACCCTACCTCCGGCTCGTCGTGAAAGACGAACCCGAGAACTCGACGCTGCGGGCCGCCCTGCAGGCCGAGTCCGAGGACAGCCTCATCCGACAGATCCGCGCCCGCCTCAAGCAGTGA
- a CDS encoding potassium channel family protein — protein MVTPLTNRPILGRAVRPLFALVTVTTVGIVGYVLLAGVGLVEATFWLVDLTSIELHFQDHAGPERATKAFAVAVRIGIILSSLWIGETVLSAAFGGQITEELKHMQTERRIEDLSDHVIICGYGIFGRTLAAQLRDDGHDVLVIELDQAEFDRIGDATLAVRGDARREDVLERANVARAAALVGAIDDSNANIQIAITASQLSPNLQVIVRVGDEMYESVARRAGADEVVIPEVISGDTVSEWL, from the coding sequence ATGGTCACCCCGCTGACGAACCGACCGATTCTGGGCCGCGCCGTGAGACCTCTCTTCGCCCTCGTGACCGTCACCACGGTCGGGATCGTCGGGTACGTGCTGCTCGCGGGGGTCGGGCTGGTGGAGGCGACGTTTTGGCTGGTCGATCTGACGAGCATCGAGTTGCACTTCCAGGACCACGCCGGTCCCGAGCGGGCGACGAAAGCCTTCGCGGTCGCGGTGCGGATCGGGATCATCCTCTCGAGCCTGTGGATCGGCGAGACGGTCCTGTCGGCGGCCTTCGGCGGTCAGATTACGGAGGAACTCAAGCACATGCAAACGGAACGACGGATCGAAGACCTATCGGACCACGTCATCATCTGCGGGTACGGAATCTTCGGGCGCACCCTCGCCGCGCAACTGCGCGACGACGGCCACGACGTCCTGGTGATCGAACTCGACCAGGCCGAATTCGACCGCATCGGTGACGCGACGCTCGCCGTCCGGGGCGACGCCCGCCGCGAGGACGTCCTCGAGCGAGCCAACGTCGCGAGGGCGGCGGCTCTCGTCGGAGCCATCGACGACTCGAACGCGAACATCCAGATCGCCATCACGGCGAGTCAGCTCTCGCCGAACCTGCAGGTGATCGTCCGCGTCGGCGACGAGATGTACGAGTCCGTCGCCCGGCGCGCCGGCGCTGACGAGGTCGTCATCCCGGAAGTCATCAGCGGCGATACCGTCAGTGAGTGGCTCTGA
- a CDS encoding ABC transporter ATP-binding protein, with amino-acid sequence MSTGETLVELDGITKRFDDVTAVDDVDFSVRRGEFFTLVGPSGSGKTTTLRMISGFERPTRGEIRIGGRPMSAVPPEARDTNQVFQRLSLFPHMTVGENVGYGLKKDGVPAEERAERVSEFLGLVDLEGFEDRDPGELSGGQQQRVALARALINEPSVLLLDEPLSSLDRKLRKRMQVELRRIHERTQGSFFYVTHDQEVAMTLSDRIAVMNEGRIEQIGPPEAIYRDPATEFVAEFIGDTNLFDGEVREVDGRKVVEVGGPDGFTVPADGHSGSVTVSVRPEDFEITPDGALRGTVAERYFQGDQTNYVVDPNANVDELQVVVQGRQTSVETGEETGVDVLEGAPVVF; translated from the coding sequence ATGAGTACGGGCGAAACGCTGGTCGAACTCGACGGCATCACCAAGCGGTTCGACGACGTGACCGCCGTCGACGACGTCGACTTCTCCGTGCGCCGGGGGGAGTTTTTCACTCTCGTGGGGCCCTCCGGGAGCGGGAAGACGACGACCCTGCGGATGATAAGTGGATTCGAGCGGCCGACCCGCGGCGAGATCCGTATCGGCGGCAGGCCGATGTCGGCGGTCCCACCGGAAGCGCGGGACACCAACCAGGTGTTCCAGCGGTTGTCCCTGTTTCCGCACATGACCGTCGGCGAGAACGTCGGGTACGGACTGAAGAAAGACGGCGTGCCCGCCGAGGAGCGCGCCGAGCGCGTCTCGGAGTTCCTGGGGCTGGTCGATCTCGAGGGGTTCGAGGACCGCGACCCCGGCGAACTCTCCGGCGGCCAGCAACAGCGGGTCGCGCTGGCGCGGGCGCTCATCAACGAGCCGTCCGTGCTCTTGCTCGACGAGCCGCTGTCGAGTCTCGACCGCAAACTCCGCAAACGAATGCAGGTCGAACTGCGGCGCATCCACGAGCGGACCCAGGGATCGTTCTTCTACGTCACCCACGATCAGGAGGTGGCGATGACGCTCAGCGACCGCATCGCGGTGATGAACGAGGGCCGCATCGAGCAGATCGGCCCGCCGGAGGCGATCTACCGCGACCCGGCGACGGAGTTCGTCGCGGAGTTCATCGGGGACACCAACCTGTTCGACGGAGAGGTCCGCGAGGTCGACGGCCGGAAAGTCGTCGAGGTCGGCGGCCCGGACGGCTTCACGGTGCCCGCAGACGGCCACTCCGGATCCGTGACCGTCTCCGTCCGCCCGGAGGATTTCGAAATCACACCGGACGGCGCCCTGCGGGGCACCGTCGCCGAGCGATACTTCCAGGGCGACCAGACGAACTACGTCGTCGATCCGAACGCGAACGTCGACGAGTTGCAGGTCGTCGTTCAGGGCCGACAGACGTCCGTCGAAACCGGGGAGGAGACGGGCGTCGACGTTCTCGAAGGAGCGCCAGTGGTGTTCTGA
- a CDS encoding ABC transporter substrate-binding protein, translating to MSDRDTGSADENVERSETTGSSRTVNRRSYLAATGATSIAATAGCISNVIDGGGRATINIITWEEFEEMEENIEDTLDVDIEITPSTSSTEMFSQWNSGQSEQFDIAVPNNNLVPRFMNADLVAPVQEDVVSNFDSLYDKFQQFVDDQFTADGEAYGVPVRFGWYGYAYDTREVPEHEPSYDIMFEEDYVDADLDGEVIMYDEAAKTVPVAALYLGYEDALTESDVMDFSEDQLNDIRDTLTEQKSRLQGYISSDPTFIQEFQQGNFLVGHSGRNEVVEMWTQGDDWAEFVVPREGAMAWYETAVVSAASDNKETAWEVINEFIAPENGASLARAGYSPSCNPDVADLLDDDENELFGSIEPDRLDGMIPFKDIASDVQDTYESTWEEVKSA from the coding sequence ATGTCAGACCGTGACACGGGGTCGGCTGACGAGAACGTCGAGCGGAGCGAGACGACTGGTAGTTCTCGAACGGTAAACAGGCGGTCGTACCTCGCAGCGACAGGGGCCACGTCGATCGCAGCCACGGCGGGCTGTATCTCTAACGTCATCGACGGAGGCGGACGAGCGACGATCAACATCATCACCTGGGAGGAGTTCGAGGAGATGGAGGAGAACATCGAGGACACCCTCGACGTCGACATCGAGATCACGCCGTCGACGTCGTCGACGGAGATGTTCTCCCAGTGGAACTCCGGCCAGAGCGAACAGTTCGACATCGCGGTGCCGAACAACAATCTGGTGCCGCGGTTCATGAACGCGGATCTCGTCGCGCCCGTACAGGAGGACGTCGTGAGCAACTTCGACTCGCTGTACGACAAGTTCCAGCAGTTCGTCGACGACCAGTTCACCGCCGACGGGGAGGCCTACGGCGTCCCGGTCCGGTTCGGCTGGTACGGGTACGCCTACGACACCCGCGAGGTCCCCGAGCACGAACCCAGCTACGACATCATGTTCGAGGAGGACTACGTCGACGCGGATCTCGACGGGGAGGTCATCATGTACGACGAGGCCGCCAAGACCGTCCCCGTGGCGGCGCTGTATCTGGGTTACGAGGACGCGCTGACCGAGAGCGACGTGATGGACTTCTCCGAGGACCAGTTAAACGACATCCGGGACACCCTCACCGAACAGAAGTCCCGCCTGCAGGGGTACATCTCGTCGGACCCGACGTTCATCCAGGAGTTCCAGCAGGGCAACTTCCTGGTCGGCCACTCCGGCCGCAACGAGGTCGTCGAGATGTGGACGCAGGGCGACGACTGGGCGGAGTTCGTGGTGCCCCGCGAGGGCGCGATGGCGTGGTACGAGACGGCGGTCGTCTCCGCGGCCTCCGACAACAAGGAGACGGCCTGGGAGGTGATCAACGAGTTCATCGCTCCGGAGAACGGCGCCTCGCTCGCGCGTGCGGGCTACTCGCCGTCTTGCAACCCCGACGTCGCCGACCTGCTCGACGACGACGAGAACGAGCTGTTCGGTTCCATCGAGCCCGATCGGCTGGACGGGATGATTCCGTTCAAGGACATCGCCAGCGACGTCCAGGACACCTACGAGTCGACCTGGGAGGAGGTCAAGTCCGCGTAG
- a CDS encoding ABC transporter permease, with amino-acid sequence MATPDRDETTRATVVRVLSSPGGRLGVTVGPGGTWIVLLLLAPLTFMVVVSFLEVSSQTYQILAEPTLDNYRALFAGQGPIWQTPFFKALWLSYAIATVSTLLCLVLAFPLAYLLARRGGRVFKVVIFLVLLPFFTMYLVRAYSWVLMFGPGGVINSTLLTIGLVDEPLELFNYGILATVVGLTHAYFPYMLLTLYASLDGLDFSLVEAARDLGASRVEVVRDHIVPLTAPGIVGGSLFVFVPSVGAFITPRFLAQGKLQMIGILIENRVNGTYSIGYASAASMFVLVSIVAAMVLAFRYVSIEDLGGA; translated from the coding sequence ATGGCCACACCCGATCGCGACGAGACGACGCGAGCGACCGTCGTCAGGGTGCTGAGCAGCCCCGGCGGTCGCCTCGGAGTGACCGTCGGGCCGGGCGGGACGTGGATCGTCCTGCTGCTGCTGGCGCCGCTGACGTTCATGGTGGTGGTCAGCTTCCTGGAGGTCAGTAGCCAGACCTACCAGATCCTGGCCGAGCCGACGCTCGACAACTACCGGGCGCTGTTCGCCGGCCAGGGTCCGATCTGGCAGACGCCGTTCTTCAAGGCGCTGTGGCTCTCCTACGCCATCGCGACCGTCTCGACGCTGCTGTGTCTGGTCCTGGCGTTTCCACTGGCGTACCTGCTGGCGCGCCGGGGCGGCCGCGTGTTCAAGGTCGTCATCTTCCTCGTCCTGTTGCCGTTTTTCACGATGTACCTCGTGCGGGCGTACTCGTGGGTGTTGATGTTCGGCCCCGGCGGGGTCATCAACAGCACGCTGCTGACCATCGGACTCGTCGACGAGCCACTGGAGCTGTTCAACTACGGCATCCTCGCGACCGTCGTCGGGCTGACCCACGCGTACTTCCCCTACATGTTGCTGACGCTGTACGCCAGCCTCGACGGCCTGGACTTCTCGCTGGTCGAGGCCGCCCGCGACCTCGGGGCGTCCCGCGTCGAGGTGGTACGCGACCACATCGTTCCCCTGACCGCGCCCGGTATCGTCGGTGGCAGCCTGTTCGTGTTCGTGCCCAGCGTCGGGGCCTTCATCACGCCCCGGTTCCTCGCGCAGGGGAAACTGCAGATGATCGGCATCCTCATCGAGAATCGGGTGAACGGAACCTACTCCATCGGCTACGCCAGCGCCGCCTCGATGTTCGTGCTCGTCTCCATCGTCGCGGCGATGGTGCTCGCGTTCCGGTACGTCAGCATCGAGGATCTGGGGGGCGCGTAG
- a CDS encoding ABC transporter permease, whose translation MATDTEPTEAPGTTDGTGSLAGRRLLDYRLRERLLSGTLYLVAALLVAFLWIPLAIMIFLSFAENATTIFPFEGLTLENYRLAVGSSSMWSSLRGSMVIATTAASIATVLGVLASFAITRYRFKLRELYRTFGIIPMVVPGVILGVALRIYFQNLLGILPGFLTVVLAHSLYGLPFVLLIVSARLYTFDESLEEAARDLGADPITTFRDVTLPVIAPAVGAGFLFAWIRSFEDYIRALFLTGPNTDVLTIWMFSRIRQLDAPELNAVSTLVVFAIALALAVAMSYGDVSGYVAGTVAEDEE comes from the coding sequence ATGGCGACGGACACCGAACCCACCGAGGCGCCCGGGACGACCGACGGCACCGGGTCCCTCGCCGGTCGGCGGCTACTGGACTATCGGCTCCGCGAACGGCTGCTGTCCGGCACGCTGTACCTCGTCGCGGCCCTGCTCGTCGCGTTCCTCTGGATACCGCTGGCGATCATGATCTTCCTCTCGTTCGCGGAGAACGCGACCACCATCTTCCCGTTCGAGGGGCTGACTCTGGAGAATTACCGGCTCGCAGTCGGGTCGTCGTCGATGTGGTCGTCCCTCCGGGGGAGCATGGTCATCGCCACGACGGCGGCGTCCATCGCGACGGTGCTGGGCGTGCTCGCGAGTTTCGCCATCACCCGCTACCGGTTCAAGCTTCGCGAGTTGTACCGGACCTTCGGCATCATCCCGATGGTCGTCCCCGGCGTCATCCTCGGGGTCGCGCTGCGCATCTACTTCCAGAACCTGCTGGGGATCCTGCCGGGCTTCCTGACGGTGGTGCTTGCACACTCGCTGTACGGGCTTCCGTTCGTGTTGCTCATCGTCAGCGCCCGGCTGTACACCTTCGACGAGTCCCTGGAGGAGGCCGCCCGCGACCTCGGCGCCGACCCCATCACCACGTTCCGGGACGTCACGCTCCCGGTCATCGCGCCGGCGGTGGGCGCGGGCTTCCTGTTCGCGTGGATCCGGTCGTTCGAGGACTACATCCGCGCGCTGTTCCTCACGGGGCCGAACACGGACGTCCTCACCATCTGGATGTTCAGCCGGATCAGACAGCTCGACGCCCCGGAACTGAACGCCGTCTCGACGCTCGTCGTGTTCGCTATCGCCCTCGCGCTGGCGGTCGCGATGAGCTACGGCGACGTCTCCGGCTACGTCGCCGGCACCGTCGCCGAGGACGAGGAGTAA
- a CDS encoding cation:proton antiporter — protein sequence MSVHVDLDLVALVAAIVGLGVGAQFLAAKYRVPSVLFLIVAGVAVGPEGLGIVTIDTFGAALSTIVGVSVAIIVFEGSFRLEFETVRTAPRAIGRLVTIGAALTFVGTALTVRLLLGASWDVASLVAALLVATGPTVITPILAVVSVREAVATTLETEGIVNDVTAAILAIVLFKAMTARELAPRGYVLLFVQRLGMGILTGLAIAAVVWYLLTRVDLPDEAAPQTARLLVLAAAVVAFAIADSVFSEAGIAAAATAGVTLGNLDLPHRESILQFKRDVTLLVLSFVFISLAALLEFSELRSLGVAGLAVVAVVALLLRPLSVFVSTTGTGFSVRERLFVSFVGPRGIIPASVATLFAIRLRTDTPPSDPAGADVLLGTVFLVILVTVVVEAGFARRIAAALGVMTEE from the coding sequence ATGTCCGTCCACGTCGACCTCGACCTCGTGGCGCTCGTCGCGGCCATCGTCGGCCTCGGCGTCGGGGCCCAGTTCCTCGCCGCGAAGTACCGCGTCCCCAGCGTGCTGTTTCTCATCGTCGCGGGCGTCGCCGTCGGCCCCGAGGGCCTCGGCATCGTCACGATCGACACCTTCGGCGCGGCGCTCTCGACCATCGTGGGCGTGAGCGTCGCAATCATCGTCTTCGAGGGATCGTTTCGGCTCGAGTTCGAGACCGTCCGGACCGCGCCGCGGGCGATCGGACGGCTGGTCACGATCGGCGCGGCGCTTACGTTCGTCGGGACCGCGCTGACCGTTCGGCTCCTGCTCGGCGCGAGCTGGGACGTCGCGTCCCTCGTCGCCGCGTTGCTGGTCGCGACCGGGCCGACGGTCATCACGCCGATTCTCGCGGTGGTCTCCGTCCGCGAGGCGGTCGCGACGACTCTCGAAACGGAGGGGATCGTCAACGACGTCACCGCCGCGATCCTCGCGATCGTCCTCTTCAAAGCGATGACGGCCCGCGAACTCGCGCCGCGGGGGTACGTCCTCCTGTTCGTACAACGGCTCGGGATGGGGATCCTCACCGGTCTCGCGATCGCGGCCGTCGTCTGGTACCTCCTCACCCGGGTCGACCTCCCCGACGAGGCGGCGCCGCAGACGGCCCGGTTGCTCGTGCTGGCCGCGGCCGTCGTCGCGTTCGCCATCGCGGACTCGGTGTTCTCGGAAGCCGGCATCGCGGCCGCGGCGACTGCGGGGGTCACCCTCGGGAACCTCGATCTCCCCCACCGAGAGAGCATCCTCCAGTTCAAGCGAGACGTGACGCTGCTGGTCCTCTCGTTCGTGTTCATCTCGCTTGCGGCGCTGCTCGAGTTCTCGGAACTCCGCTCGCTCGGCGTCGCCGGCCTCGCGGTCGTCGCGGTGGTGGCGCTCCTGCTCCGCCCGCTGAGCGTCTTCGTCTCGACGACCGGCACGGGGTTCTCGGTCCGCGAACGGCTGTTCGTCAGCTTCGTCGGCCCCCGGGGGATCATCCCGGCGTCGGTCGCGACCCTCTTTGCCATCCGCCTCCGGACGGACACGCCCCCGTCCGATCCCGCGGGCGCGGACGTCCTGCTCGGGACGGTCTTCCTCGTCATCCTCGTGACGGTCGTCGTCGAGGCGGGCTTTGCGAGACGGATCGCGGCCGCGCTCGGGGTGATGACGGAGGAGTGA